One Chordicoccus furentiruminis DNA window includes the following coding sequences:
- a CDS encoding DUF4298 domain-containing protein: protein MSKHRMVDGRLLQMNKSYGQLKQKQKEKISEWMYQAYRKQTEDSLSDEEALQFVFDRIEEAKIWIPDYEIVNHYRAKKSQFRKRLAGENVPQHIYAMESILDKATQKMDVLEKKIEEYQAFQSEIQKLEAYYTSQQWKDDYAMDEAGIFPEKLKRGVLSQNGIWNLLERNRELSQRLGNSEVQGHDDDHGSTYTPEK from the coding sequence ATGAGTAAGCACAGGATGGTGGATGGACGTCTGCTCCAGATGAATAAGAGTTACGGGCAGCTGAAGCAAAAGCAGAAAGAGAAAATCTCGGAGTGGATGTACCAGGCCTATCGAAAACAGACTGAAGATAGTCTGTCTGATGAAGAGGCCCTGCAGTTCGTTTTTGACCGCATAGAAGAGGCAAAGATCTGGATTCCGGATTATGAGATCGTCAACCATTACCGGGCGAAAAAGAGCCAGTTCAGAAAACGCCTTGCCGGAGAAAACGTGCCGCAGCATATCTATGCAATGGAGAGCATTCTGGATAAGGCGACACAGAAGATGGATGTCCTGGAAAAGAAGATCGAGGAGTATCAGGCATTCCAGTCTGAAATTCAGAAGCTGGAGGCATATTATACGAGCCAGCAGTGGAAGGATGATTATGCCATGGATGAAGCCGGCATCTTCCCAGAGAAATTGAAACGCGGAGTCCTTTCACAGAATGGTATTTGGAATCTGTTGGAACGGAACAGGGAATTGTCCCAGAGACTCGGAAACTCGGAGGTACAGGGGCATGATGACGATCATGGCTCGACTTACACACCAGAGAAATAA
- the yaaA gene encoding peroxide stress protein YaaA — MRIIISPAKQMRVDTDSFACKEFPVFMDRTKVLMKWIQSLSYEEQKKLWVCNDKIARQNAERFAHMDLQNNLTPALLAYDGIQYTYMAPAVFEDGQYDYVQEHLRILSGFYGVVKPMDGVVPYRLEMQAKAAVGGHKNLYDFWGDSLYREVIGDSRTVINLASKEYSKCIEKYLQPGDRYITCVFGELEGNKVVQKGVYAKMARGEMVRFMAGIHAETPEQMKDFNWSGYHYEDNRSSDQEYVFIRTAIPGKKSLSL, encoded by the coding sequence ATGAGAATCATTATCTCCCCGGCAAAGCAGATGCGGGTGGATACAGATTCTTTTGCCTGCAAAGAGTTTCCGGTATTTATGGACAGGACGAAAGTCCTGATGAAATGGATCCAGAGTCTGTCTTATGAAGAACAGAAAAAGCTTTGGGTTTGCAACGACAAGATCGCCCGGCAGAACGCCGAGCGATTTGCGCATATGGATCTTCAGAATAATCTGACGCCGGCGCTACTGGCATATGACGGTATCCAATATACTTACATGGCCCCGGCAGTCTTTGAGGATGGCCAATACGATTATGTGCAGGAACATCTGCGGATTTTGTCTGGTTTCTATGGCGTGGTGAAACCGATGGATGGCGTTGTGCCATATCGGCTGGAAATGCAGGCGAAGGCTGCTGTAGGTGGTCATAAGAACTTGTATGATTTCTGGGGAGACAGCCTTTATCGGGAAGTGATCGGTGACAGCAGGACCGTCATCAATCTTGCTTCGAAAGAGTACTCAAAATGCATTGAGAAATATCTGCAGCCGGGTGACCGGTATATTACCTGCGTCTTTGGTGAACTTGAAGGCAATAAAGTCGTTCAGAAGGGTGTTTACGCCAAAATGGCCAGGGGCGAAATGGTGCGTTTTATGGCAGGAATCCATGCAGAGACTCCGGAGCAGATGAAGGACTTCAATTGGAGTGGGTATCATTACGAAGATAACCGCTCTTCGGATCAGGAATATGTTTTTATCCGCACAGCAATACCAGGAAAGAAAAGTCTATCATTGTAA
- the bcp gene encoding thioredoxin-dependent thiol peroxidase translates to MLEIGTKAPAFTLPDQNGEMRSLADYQGQKVILYFYPKDMTAGCTKQACAFGDLYPQFREKGAVVLGVSKDSIASHKKFEEKYGLPFTLLSDPEKEVIQAYDVWKEKKNYGKVSMGVVRTTYLIDENGIIVKAFDKVKAADNPALMLGELE, encoded by the coding sequence ATGTTAGAGATTGGAACCAAAGCTCCGGCATTTACCCTGCCGGACCAGAACGGAGAAATGAGAAGCCTTGCAGATTATCAGGGTCAGAAGGTAATTCTGTATTTTTACCCAAAGGACATGACTGCCGGCTGCACGAAGCAGGCCTGTGCGTTCGGAGATCTGTATCCACAGTTCCGGGAGAAAGGCGCGGTCGTTCTTGGCGTAAGCAAGGACAGCATAGCATCCCACAAGAAATTTGAGGAAAAATACGGCCTGCCCTTCACACTTCTTTCTGATCCGGAGAAGGAAGTGATTCAGGCTTACGATGTCTGGAAGGAGAAGAAGAACTACGGCAAGGTCAGCATGGGTGTTGTCCGGACGACCTACCTGATTGATGAGAACGGTATTATCGTAAAGGCTTTTGATAAGGTTAAGGCAGCTGATAATCCGGCCCTGATGCTCGGAGAACTGGAATGA
- a CDS encoding histidinol phosphatase, giving the protein MKIDLHCHTKAIKKGDGRGRNVTPELFKTKIENADIKIVAITNHNAFDLEQYKNLMEAVINTCQVWPGVEIDVLEPGSKRWHLIVVVNPKEASDFSASVDNLFRGDNLNDCTHTLDEIHAAFKNHDAIYIAHFHQKKPAIPLEDAEKLDEIIQDPHRVFKETANESSMSVFVNYRYNVLVGSDVKDWNHYEDCSFSELKLPVDSFEQFCLLSKRDETVVQTLLNKKDSKNLIAHPAVGVDLPIRIYADMNVIFGQKGTGKTEIVSSLFESMRANGYKCVRYVASERDDDFKALLRISGIEPELSVMGVRDCENEFNDIRNWVDASPTHFNNYLNWKKTDGNNANKSRMRITRASALPSIENVKEELHKADKETIDNIFPSILNIQLEEYLSQEESDQLRALLRRLKESIYQHRFEDLIAEQVIHLVNYTLNTIKEIADKSTNSVSKPSTTGLTGFVEGRLKLLKIVNTILRALSVDESNSREKVGTLDEKGDIYINTKFRMLCAESRKEEFRIGIRKLREVKAILEYIKQNIFNVDIADQVQNLNDICSEDNITSVLPFVGRSKQIINNTGELYSPSNGEKGMLLLQRAIMEDADAYFLDEPELGMGNSYIDTTIRPILVNLSKRHKFVVVATHNANIGVRTLPYTSIYRTHSNGIYTTYIGNPFSDRLVNINDENDVLNWAEESLKSLEGSRDAFYERKDIYESNNS; this is encoded by the coding sequence ATGAAAATAGATCTTCATTGTCACACAAAAGCCATCAAAAAGGGTGATGGACGAGGGAGAAATGTAACACCTGAGCTATTTAAAACTAAAATTGAAAATGCAGACATTAAAATTGTTGCAATCACAAACCACAACGCATTTGATCTTGAGCAATATAAAAATTTGATGGAAGCTGTCATTAATACGTGTCAAGTTTGGCCTGGCGTAGAGATTGATGTCTTGGAGCCAGGATCTAAGAGGTGGCACTTGATTGTTGTTGTAAATCCAAAAGAAGCGTCTGATTTTTCTGCAAGTGTTGATAATCTTTTCAGGGGAGACAATTTGAATGATTGTACACATACTCTTGATGAAATACATGCTGCGTTCAAGAATCATGATGCTATTTACATCGCACATTTTCATCAAAAGAAACCGGCAATTCCTTTAGAAGATGCAGAAAAGTTGGATGAAATAATCCAAGACCCGCATAGGGTATTCAAAGAAACTGCAAATGAAAGCTCCATGAGCGTTTTTGTGAACTATAGATATAATGTGCTGGTCGGAAGTGATGTTAAAGACTGGAATCATTATGAAGACTGTAGTTTCTCTGAATTAAAACTCCCCGTTGACAGTTTTGAACAGTTTTGCTTATTGTCGAAAAGGGATGAAACTGTTGTTCAGACTTTACTGAATAAGAAGGATAGCAAAAATTTAATTGCCCATCCAGCTGTGGGAGTGGATCTACCGATTCGAATCTATGCAGATATGAATGTTATCTTTGGCCAGAAGGGAACCGGTAAAACCGAAATAGTCAGTAGTTTATTCGAAAGTATGAGGGCAAATGGATATAAATGTGTAAGGTATGTTGCATCTGAGAGAGATGATGATTTTAAAGCACTTCTGCGTATTTCTGGTATAGAACCAGAGCTGTCTGTAATGGGGGTAAGGGATTGCGAAAACGAGTTTAATGATATTAGGAATTGGGTAGATGCGAGTCCGACCCATTTTAATAATTATCTGAACTGGAAGAAAACGGACGGCAATAATGCAAACAAATCACGAATGCGAATAACAAGAGCATCTGCCTTACCGAGTATAGAAAATGTAAAAGAAGAGCTTCATAAGGCTGATAAAGAGACGATAGACAATATCTTCCCGAGTATACTTAACATACAGCTTGAAGAATATTTGAGCCAGGAAGAGAGTGATCAATTAAGAGCATTATTAAGAAGACTAAAGGAAAGTATCTACCAGCATCGCTTTGAGGATTTAATTGCAGAGCAAGTGATTCATCTTGTGAATTATACCTTAAACACAATAAAGGAAATTGCTGACAAAAGTACAAATTCAGTTTCTAAGCCATCAACTACAGGGTTGACAGGTTTTGTGGAAGGCCGATTAAAACTGCTTAAGATCGTTAATACTATACTGAGGGCGTTGTCTGTTGATGAGTCTAATAGTCGGGAAAAAGTAGGAACTCTGGATGAAAAGGGAGACATATATATCAATACTAAATTTCGGATGCTCTGTGCAGAATCCCGAAAGGAGGAATTTAGAATTGGCATACGAAAACTGCGTGAGGTAAAAGCAATCCTTGAGTATATCAAACAGAATATATTTAATGTTGACATAGCAGACCAGGTGCAAAACCTCAATGATATTTGTTCGGAAGACAATATTACCTCTGTTTTGCCCTTTGTTGGAAGATCGAAGCAAATTATAAACAATACCGGGGAATTATACTCGCCTTCAAATGGCGAAAAGGGGATGTTGCTTCTTCAGAGAGCAATAATGGAGGATGCGGATGCGTATTTCCTGGATGAACCTGAATTAGGTATGGGGAACTCTTATATAGATACAACGATCCGACCAATACTTGTGAATTTATCAAAACGACACAAGTTCGTTGTTGTGGCGACCCATAATGCTAATATCGGTGTAAGAACACTTCCGTATACATCAATATATCGCACGCACAGCAATGGAATATATACAACGTACATAGGTAATCCGTTTTCAGACCGATTAGTCAATATAAATGATGAGAATGACGTGTTAAATTGGGCTGAAGAAAGCTTAAAATCTCTTGAAGGTAGCCGGGATGCCTTTTATGAAAGGAAGGATATCTATGAATCAAATAATTCTTGA
- a CDS encoding TfoX/Sxy family protein — protein MASSKGYLEFILEQLSDLDDISYRAMMGEYIIYFRSKVVGGIYDDRFLVKPTKSAVAMMPNADMELPYEGAKEMLLVDDVEDREFLRKLLEAMHDELPGPKKKK, from the coding sequence ATGGCATCAAGCAAAGGATACCTGGAATTCATATTGGAGCAGTTATCGGACTTGGATGATATATCCTATCGAGCCATGATGGGCGAATACATCATATATTTTCGAAGCAAGGTGGTCGGCGGCATTTACGATGACCGTTTTCTTGTAAAACCCACAAAATCTGCTGTGGCGATGATGCCGAATGCAGATATGGAACTGCCATATGAAGGCGCGAAGGAAATGCTGCTTGTCGATGACGTGGAGGACAGGGAATTCCTGCGCAAGCTGTTGGAAGCAATGCATGATGAACTTCCTGGTCCGAAGAAAAAGAAGTAA